In Parasegetibacter sp. NRK P23, a single genomic region encodes these proteins:
- the pafA gene encoding alkaline phosphatase PafA, translating to MKRAVFTGVLAALSVLGFTQKPAPAGIARPKLVVGIVVDQMRWDFLYRYYDRYEANGGFKRLVNQGFTCENTFIPYAPTITACGHACVYTGSVPAINGITGNGWWDRAEGRSIYCVEDKSVQTVGATGSAGEMSPRNLLATTITDELRLATNFRSKTIGVAIKDRGAILPAGHAANGAFWYDGKSGKWISSTYYGKELPSWVNAFNDKKLPDQYFEKGWNTLYPINTYVQSTADQKAYESRPLGSSAAGFPYELKRFIGNNYGAISSTPYGNTFTLEMAKAALQGEQLGKGNFTDFLAVSLSSPDYIGHAFGPNSIETEDGYLRLDKDLGAFLNHLDQQVGKGQYLVFLTADHGVAHVPGFMNENKLPGGTFDDGAWMKKMNADLKEKFGQDKLILSTYNYQVHLNYSLMDSADIDEEDVVEMITLALRKEDAVANVFETADISETTLNATVKERITNGIFYPRSGDIQFVLKPGYIDGGKTGTTHGLWNPYDAHIPLVFYGWNVKPGKTNRETYMNDIAPTIAAMLRIQMPSGSVGKVITEIGF from the coding sequence ATGAAAAGAGCCGTTTTTACCGGGGTCCTGGCGGCCCTCTCTGTATTAGGTTTCACTCAGAAGCCCGCTCCGGCAGGTATTGCCCGTCCTAAACTGGTGGTGGGTATCGTGGTGGACCAGATGCGTTGGGATTTTCTCTACCGTTATTACGACCGTTATGAAGCGAACGGCGGCTTTAAAAGACTGGTTAACCAGGGATTTACCTGTGAAAATACTTTTATCCCTTATGCGCCCACCATTACAGCCTGCGGACACGCCTGCGTGTATACGGGTTCCGTGCCCGCCATCAACGGAATCACAGGGAACGGCTGGTGGGACAGGGCCGAGGGCCGCTCGATTTATTGCGTGGAAGATAAATCCGTGCAAACCGTTGGCGCAACCGGCTCCGCAGGAGAAATGAGCCCCAGGAACCTGCTTGCCACCACCATCACCGACGAACTCCGGCTGGCCACCAACTTCAGGAGCAAAACGATTGGCGTGGCCATTAAGGACCGTGGCGCCATTCTTCCTGCCGGACATGCCGCCAACGGCGCTTTCTGGTACGATGGTAAATCAGGCAAATGGATCAGCTCCACCTATTATGGGAAAGAACTGCCTTCCTGGGTGAATGCTTTCAACGATAAAAAACTGCCCGATCAGTATTTCGAAAAGGGATGGAATACGTTGTACCCTATCAATACTTATGTGCAGAGCACAGCCGATCAGAAAGCATATGAATCCAGGCCCCTGGGTTCCTCGGCCGCAGGATTTCCTTACGAGTTGAAACGCTTTATTGGCAACAATTACGGCGCGATATCTTCTACTCCTTATGGCAATACGTTCACCCTTGAAATGGCCAAAGCCGCCTTGCAGGGCGAACAACTGGGTAAAGGAAACTTTACGGATTTCCTGGCCGTAAGTCTTTCTTCCCCGGACTATATCGGACATGCTTTCGGACCGAATTCCATTGAAACTGAAGACGGCTACCTCAGGCTGGATAAAGACCTGGGCGCTTTCCTGAACCACCTCGACCAGCAGGTAGGGAAGGGGCAGTACCTCGTTTTTCTTACCGCCGATCATGGTGTGGCGCATGTGCCTGGTTTCATGAACGAAAACAAATTGCCAGGCGGTACTTTCGACGACGGGGCCTGGATGAAAAAAATGAACGCGGACCTCAAAGAAAAGTTCGGGCAGGATAAGCTGATCCTCAGTACCTACAACTACCAGGTACACCTCAATTATTCGTTAATGGATTCCGCTGACATCGATGAAGAGGATGTAGTGGAAATGATTACCCTGGCGCTGAGGAAAGAAGACGCTGTCGCTAACGTGTTTGAAACGGCGGACATCAGTGAAACAACACTCAACGCCACCGTGAAAGAACGCATCACCAACGGGATATTTTACCCCCGCAGCGGCGACATACAATTCGTATTGAAACCAGGGTACATCGATGGCGGAAAAACCGGTACCACACACGGTTTATGGAATCCTTACGATGCCCATATTCCCCTGGTGTTCTATGGCTGGAACGTGAAGCCCGGGAAAACCAACCGCGAAACCTACATGAATGATATCGCGCCCACCATCGCCGCTATGCTGCGCATTCAGATGCCAAGCGGCTCCGTCGGGAAAGTGATCACTGAAATCGGTTTCTAA